One stretch of Thermanaerosceptrum fracticalcis DNA includes these proteins:
- a CDS encoding glycerol dehydrogenase: MIKVMIAPSRYVQGPGALKELGKHCALLGKKGLVTGGTRGISSTKDVIEQSMAQSGVEVIFEKFNGECSKKEITRLKELAEGEGADFIVGVGGGKALDTAKAVAYYMKKPVVIIPTIAATDAPCSALSVIYTEDGVFEEYLVLPTNPDLVLVDTAIIAEAPVRLLVSGMGDALATWFEADACAKAFAGNIPGGNSTAAALALAKLCYDILLEYGLQAKLAVENGVATPAVEKIVEANTLLSGLGFESSGLAAAHAVHNGLTVLESTHHAYHGEKVAFGTLVQLVLEERSTEEINEVVNFCIDVGLPVTLEQIGVLEIKKEEIRKVAEAATAPGETIHNEPFPVDADKVYAAILTADAIGRLALKTKGV; encoded by the coding sequence GTGATTAAAGTAATGATTGCCCCTAGTCGTTATGTTCAGGGGCCGGGAGCTCTAAAAGAACTTGGCAAACATTGTGCGCTTCTTGGTAAAAAAGGGTTAGTTACCGGGGGAACGAGAGGTATTTCCAGCACTAAGGACGTTATAGAACAAAGTATGGCACAAAGCGGCGTAGAGGTAATATTTGAGAAATTTAACGGTGAGTGCAGTAAAAAAGAAATAACCAGACTTAAAGAGCTGGCCGAAGGAGAGGGAGCTGACTTTATCGTCGGTGTTGGAGGAGGAAAGGCTTTAGATACAGCCAAGGCTGTTGCTTATTATATGAAGAAACCGGTTGTTATCATTCCGACTATTGCTGCTACAGATGCTCCCTGCAGTGCGCTGTCAGTTATTTACACCGAGGATGGTGTTTTTGAAGAGTACCTGGTTTTACCAACCAACCCCGATCTTGTTTTAGTTGATACGGCAATTATTGCTGAAGCTCCTGTACGCTTATTAGTTTCTGGTATGGGAGATGCGTTAGCTACATGGTTTGAAGCAGATGCATGTGCGAAAGCTTTTGCGGGTAACATCCCAGGTGGTAATTCTACCGCAGCAGCTTTAGCACTGGCTAAGCTTTGTTATGATATCCTTTTAGAATATGGCTTGCAAGCAAAGCTAGCGGTAGAAAATGGTGTTGCTACTCCTGCAGTAGAAAAGATTGTAGAGGCTAATACCCTTCTTAGTGGTTTAGGGTTTGAGAGTTCCGGTTTGGCTGCAGCCCATGCCGTACATAATGGTTTGACTGTCTTAGAGTCTACCCATCATGCCTACCATGGTGAAAAGGTTGCTTTTGGTACATTAGTTCAATTAGTTTTGGAAGAAAGGTCTACAGAAGAAATTAACGAGGTAGTTAACTTCTGTATTGATGTTGGTTTGCCCGTGACACTGGAACAAATTGGCGTTCTAGAGATCAAGAAAGAAGAAATCCGTAAGGTAGCTGAAGCAGCAACAGCACCGGGCGAGACCATTCATAATGAGCCATTTCCTGTGGATGCCGACAAAGTATACGCTGCTATCCTCACGGCAGATGCCATTGGACGCCTAGCTTTAAAAACTAAGGGGGTTTGA
- a CDS encoding DUF1097 domain-containing protein, translated as MQFMPISLSIGVLAGLWTYISIVFGILTWPAFIGWALFFLGGGNKESITKNIPPMLSGVIFGYLCVLVNNTFSGGTVLLAVLVAVIAFIMTFMMNIPAFATAPAAFAACATFFGVGDPLKAAIPLLIGLFLGYISVILPEGFKTKSNKAQST; from the coding sequence ATGCAGTTTATGCCAATATCGTTATCTATTGGCGTTTTAGCGGGGTTATGGACCTATATCTCAATAGTTTTTGGGATTTTGACGTGGCCTGCTTTTATTGGATGGGCTCTCTTTTTCCTGGGGGGTGGGAATAAAGAATCAATTACCAAGAATATTCCCCCCATGCTATCAGGTGTGATATTTGGCTATCTATGTGTGCTAGTCAATAACACTTTTTCCGGGGGTACAGTATTGTTAGCTGTTCTGGTTGCCGTAATTGCCTTTATAATGACTTTTATGATGAATATTCCGGCTTTTGCAACGGCACCTGCAGCTTTTGCCGCCTGTGCCACATTCTTTGGTGTAGGGGATCCGTTAAAAGCAGCTATACCATTATTAATAGGTTTATTTTTAGGATACATTTCAGTTATTTTGCCTGAAGGGTTTAAAACAAAATCCAATAAGGCACAAAGTACCTAG
- the pduB gene encoding propanediol utilization microcompartment protein PduB, whose translation MQVDQLIEKVVEEIKKRSDVPKEEAKGPKAAGCGITEFVGTAIGDTIGLVIANVDAAIHEKMNLDKKYRSIGIIGARTGAGPQIMAADEAVKATNTEIVTIELARDTKGGAGHGCLIIFGAEEVSDARRAVEVTLKELNRTFGDVYANDAGHLELQYTARASYAIEKAFGAPLGKAFGLIVGAPAAIGVLMADTAVKTANVEVVAYASPAKGTSFSNEVIIMITGDSGAVRQSVIAAREIGLKLLNTLAAPAQPVTVPYI comes from the coding sequence ATGCAAGTTGACCAACTGATTGAAAAAGTTGTGGAGGAAATCAAGAAGCGTTCCGATGTTCCCAAGGAGGAAGCCAAAGGGCCAAAAGCGGCAGGTTGCGGAATCACCGAGTTTGTGGGGACGGCCATTGGAGATACCATCGGTCTGGTCATAGCCAATGTGGATGCAGCGATCCATGAAAAAATGAACCTGGATAAAAAATACCGTTCCATTGGCATTATCGGGGCCAGGACCGGGGCCGGACCACAGATTATGGCGGCCGATGAAGCCGTAAAAGCCACCAATACGGAAATTGTCACCATTGAACTGGCCAGAGATACGAAAGGCGGGGCCGGCCATGGCTGCCTCATCATCTTTGGCGCCGAAGAAGTATCCGATGCCCGCCGGGCTGTGGAAGTGACATTGAAAGAGTTAAACAGGACTTTTGGCGATGTGTATGCCAACGATGCGGGCCACCTGGAACTCCAGTATACGGCCCGGGCCAGTTATGCCATCGAAAAAGCCTTTGGGGCTCCCTTAGGCAAGGCCTTTGGTCTCATTGTGGGCGCCCCTGCGGCCATAGGAGTGCTCATGGCTGATACAGCCGTGAAAACGGCCAATGTGGAAGTGGTGGCTTATGCCAGCCCAGCCAAAGGCACCAGCTTTTCCAACGAGGTTATTATTATGATCACAGGTGATTCGGGGGCTGTCCGCCAGTCTGTGATCGCCGCCAGGGAAATCGGCCTCAAATTGCTGAATACCCTGGCCGCCCCTGCCCAGCCGGTAACCGTTCCATATATCTAA
- the eutM gene encoding ethanolamine utilization microcompartment protein EutM, producing MSFEALGMVETKGLVGAIEAADAMVKAANVSLVGYEKIGSGLVTVMVRGDVGAVKAATDSGAAAAKKVGEVVSVHVIPRPHGDVEKILPKLG from the coding sequence ATGAGTTTTGAGGCTTTAGGCATGGTGGAGACAAAAGGTTTGGTTGGTGCCATCGAGGCCGCCGATGCCATGGTCAAGGCGGCTAATGTGAGCCTGGTGGGGTATGAAAAAATTGGCTCGGGTCTGGTAACGGTTATGGTGCGTGGCGACGTGGGGGCTGTAAAGGCCGCCACAGATTCAGGTGCAGCTGCTGCCAAGAAGGTGGGAGAAGTGGTTTCCGTTCATGTAATCCCCAGGCCTCATGGGGATGTGGAGAAGATATTACCAAAGTTAGGTTAA